A genomic window from Methylorubrum extorquens includes:
- a CDS encoding caspase family protein — protein sequence MPRQAPVIAARQFLRGAARLLAACLTLAASAQIRPAQATPSQAAPEATPFSDNADSVAVVIGNRSYKQTVPVDYAHNDAEAIRAYLIERLGYRDSNVFLLKDATLNEFNQVFGTERNPQSGRLWRTTREGRSNVFVYYSGHGVPDLTTRQPFLLPEDGNPNQGESGYSLETLYRNLDLVKRKIGPERQLVVMVDACFTGETGRKGESLLAVSAPGFAPARPKSESGIVRVVATSGATPANWDEPNKLSLLTSRFLMGVSGLADAGDGPGNGDGLIQWPELKGYLRREVEEAARRASGREQIPEIDDAPIVVKASLPVAGVAGGVAAIRDEAAWRRAESLGTREAFEAYVGNCGETCAYRPQAMDRLLAGRKRDAAAIDQENWAKFGGQRQYQAYLDSCGETCAYRSLAEGYLGGANPSTDPRVKRCDELAAGTDDPDRPNGVPGMKLGRIEASASIEACRGAAAAYPQLRRLSYQLGRAYDRADRYKEAFAAYDRAAKAGSISAMNNLAALYENGQGVKRGQAEAFRLYRQAGDGGNVVALANAARMLEYGNGIPKNEAEAVALYKRAVAGGDVPSISKLVPHYATGAYGFPKDLRQGFDLFRQAADKGDPIAMATMATLIDNGFGRYFPGTRSADMVLRALKRGELGAASVSATDTAAQKLKPETIRTVQRAVKEADYYSGALDGRFNPVFVRALDQYARANEAE from the coding sequence ATGCCGAGACAGGCCCCGGTTATCGCTGCGCGCCAATTTCTTCGTGGAGCCGCGCGCCTCCTGGCCGCCTGCCTGACCCTCGCGGCGAGCGCCCAAATCAGGCCGGCCCAAGCGACGCCCTCTCAAGCCGCGCCCGAGGCGACGCCCTTCAGCGACAACGCCGACTCGGTCGCGGTGGTGATCGGCAACCGCAGCTACAAGCAGACGGTGCCGGTCGATTACGCCCATAACGACGCCGAGGCGATCCGCGCCTATCTGATCGAGCGCTTGGGCTACCGCGACAGCAACGTCTTCCTCCTGAAGGACGCGACGCTCAACGAGTTCAACCAAGTCTTCGGCACCGAGCGCAATCCGCAATCGGGCCGGCTGTGGCGCACCACGCGCGAGGGCCGCTCGAACGTGTTCGTGTACTATTCCGGACATGGCGTTCCGGACCTGACCACGCGGCAACCCTTCCTGCTGCCGGAGGACGGCAACCCGAACCAGGGCGAGAGCGGCTATTCGCTCGAAACCCTCTACCGCAACCTCGACCTCGTGAAGCGCAAGATCGGGCCCGAGCGCCAGCTCGTGGTGATGGTCGATGCCTGCTTCACCGGCGAGACGGGCCGCAAGGGCGAGAGCCTGCTCGCGGTCTCGGCCCCCGGCTTCGCGCCGGCCCGGCCGAAGTCAGAGAGCGGGATCGTGCGCGTTGTGGCCACCTCGGGCGCGACGCCCGCGAACTGGGACGAGCCGAACAAGCTCAGCCTGCTGACGAGCCGCTTCCTGATGGGCGTCTCGGGGCTTGCCGACGCGGGGGATGGACCCGGCAACGGCGATGGGCTGATCCAGTGGCCGGAGTTGAAGGGCTACCTGCGACGCGAGGTCGAGGAGGCGGCGCGCCGCGCCTCGGGCCGGGAGCAGATACCGGAGATCGACGACGCGCCGATCGTGGTGAAAGCCTCGCTCCCCGTCGCAGGGGTGGCCGGCGGCGTCGCGGCGATCCGCGACGAGGCGGCCTGGCGACGTGCCGAGAGCCTCGGCACCCGCGAGGCGTTCGAAGCCTATGTTGGAAATTGCGGCGAAACGTGTGCCTATCGCCCGCAGGCGATGGACCGGCTGCTCGCCGGCCGCAAGCGCGACGCGGCAGCGATCGACCAGGAGAACTGGGCGAAGTTCGGGGGCCAGCGGCAGTATCAGGCTTATCTCGATTCCTGCGGCGAGACTTGCGCCTACCGCAGCCTCGCGGAGGGCTATCTCGGCGGCGCCAATCCGAGCACCGATCCGCGTGTGAAGCGCTGCGACGAACTCGCCGCCGGCACCGACGATCCCGACCGGCCGAACGGCGTACCGGGGATGAAGCTCGGGCGGATCGAAGCGTCCGCTTCCATCGAGGCCTGCCGCGGGGCGGCGGCGGCCTATCCGCAACTGCGCCGCCTCAGCTACCAGCTCGGCCGCGCCTATGACCGGGCCGACCGCTACAAGGAGGCGTTCGCCGCCTACGACCGGGCAGCCAAGGCCGGCAGCATCTCGGCAATGAACAACCTCGCTGCGCTTTACGAGAACGGCCAGGGGGTGAAGCGCGGGCAGGCCGAGGCGTTCCGGCTCTACCGGCAGGCCGGGGACGGCGGCAACGTGGTGGCGCTCGCCAACGCCGCGCGGATGCTCGAATACGGCAACGGCATCCCCAAGAACGAGGCGGAGGCGGTCGCGCTCTACAAGCGCGCGGTGGCGGGCGGCGACGTGCCCTCGATCTCGAAGCTGGTGCCGCACTACGCCACCGGCGCCTACGGTTTCCCGAAGGATCTGCGCCAGGGTTTCGACCTGTTCCGGCAGGCGGCCGACAAGGGCGATCCCATCGCCATGGCGACGATGGCGACGCTGATCGACAACGGTTTCGGCCGCTACTTCCCCGGCACGCGCTCCGCCGACATGGTGCTGCGGGCGCTCAAGCGCGGCGAACTCGGCGCGGCCTCGGTCTCGGCCACCGACACGGCGGCGCAGAAGCTGAAGCCGGAGACGATCCGCACCGTGCAGCGCGCGGTCAAGGAAGCGGATTACTACTCGGGCGCCCTCGACGGCCGCTTCAACCCGGTCTTCGTCCGCGCCCTCGATCAGTACGCAA